The DNA region GGTCGACATCGGGCTCCTGGTCGGCTCGGTGGGCCTCTTCCTCTTCCTCTTCCTCCTCTTCCTCCGCTTCTTGCCCGTCATCGCCATGTTCGAGGTGAAGGCGCTCTGCCCGCCCGCCGAGGAGGACGCCCCGGCCGCCCCTCGGGACGCGGCGGGCTCCACCCTCGACCTGAGCCGGGCGACCTTCGGGCTGGGGGCCCGCTTCCCCTCGGCGGCCGCACTCTGCCGCGCCGGCCGCCGGTTGCGGGCGCTCGGCTTCCGCCGGATCGAGCTCTATTCCCCCTATCCTTTCCACGGGCTGGCGGAGGCGGCCGGCCACCGAAAGAGCTGGGTCTCGGCCTGCGTGCTCGGAGGAGGCCTGTTCGGCTTCTGCCTTGGAGCCTCCCTCGAGCTCCTCACCTCAATGCCCCGCCCCGCCTTCCTGCGCAGCGTGCTCGCCAGCCACCTGCTCGACCTCTTCTACCCGCTGGTCGTCCAGGGAAAGCCCTACATCAGCCTTCCGGCGTTCTTCGCGGTGGTCTTTGAAACGACCGCCCTCTTCTCCGCCTTCGGGGCGGTGGTGGGCATCCTGCTGGCCAGCTCGCTTCCGCGCTTCTACCGGCCGATCTTCCACTGGGAGCTTTTCAGCCGCCGGAGCCAGGACGACGGCTTCTTCCTGGTCGTCGAACGGCGGGATCCCCGATTTTCGGCCGATCTCCCCGGGATTCTGGCCGGAATCGGAGCCCTGGAGATCAGCCCGATTCCGGAATGAGCGGGCGGAAGCCGGCTCCCCCGGTCTCGGGAGCCGGGGACACGATCGGGAGCGGCCGCTCTCCGACCTTCTCGTTGTTCACCAGAATGACGACCGAGTAGACCGCCGCCTGCGGCACCAGAAAGGGAGGCATCGGGATCGGCAGGTCGAGAACCGCCTGCTCGTCGAACGGCGGGGCCTCCGCCGGGAACTGGATCTGCCCCGAGGCGCTGGCCAGGACGTGGCCCGACTTCGGGTCTTCTATCCGGGCCGCGATGTCCAGCTGCCCCACACGGCCCCGCAAATGGGTCAGCCAGACCGTGATGAAGAAAAGAGGGGTGGGAAACGGAAACTTGGGAAGCCGGAGCTGCCCGAAGGTGTTCACCAGCGTGAGCTTATCGGTCGCCTTCTCCCGGACCACCAGGTCGGAGAGCAGGATCGCCGGACAGAGGACGGGCTCCTGGTCCACGGCCCCCACCTTAGGGAGGGCCGCCGCAAGAAGCAAGCGCCTCCCGCCCCGCCGTTTACTATCCCTCTTGGGAAGCGAACTCCGCCCGGAGATCCTTTTCCATCTTTTCCCGCAGCGCCTTCCGCTCTCCCTCGGTCTCCTGCCAGAGGCGGCGGGCGATCTCCTCCCGGCGCTGCCAATACCGCCGCTCGAAGGCCGCCTTCCGATCGCCGGAGAGCTTCAGGCCGAGCCGCTCCGCTTCCCGCTCGGCCTCCCGGTGTCGCTCCACCCGCATCCGGGCGATCCGCTCCAGCAGCTTCCCCTTGCGGTCGAGGTCCATCTGCTGGAACCGCGGCCACTTCTCGAGCTCGGCCAGCAGCCGGTCGTCGGGCAGCTCCAGGAGCTGCCCGATCTTCTGCCGCAGCTCCCACCGGCTCTCCTCCGGCGCCGGGCCGTTCGGCTCGGGCCGCTCGCCTGCCCATAAGGACCTTCCTCCGACCACGACCGCCGCACCCAAGCAGGCGGCTAAAACGAGTCTGGTTCTTCCCATAGAATGCTTTCTCCCGGTTCTCCCGGCTCCGCCGAGAGCTGTTCCTGAAGCCATCGGGCGTCGTCCACTCCCGGATGGGCCTCGATCGAGGCGAAGGCGACGCGCGTCCAGCCCGCCCCCTGCCTCTGCTCGTGGTGGACGAGCCATGCCGCGCACCCGCCTCCCCGGCCGCGAGCAGGAGGGAGAGGGCGCAGAGCCTCGCCAACTGGCGCCGGCGCCGGCGCCGGCTCTTCTCGACCACCAGGCGCGCCAGCGTCCGGGCGGCGAGCGATCCCTCGGGGGCGGCGGGAGGCGCCTGCCGGAGGAGATCCCAAAGCGGGTCCGGTTCGTCCATTCCTTCCGATCCAACCCGGCCTCGGCCGGCTTGTCGCGGGATTTTTCGCCCCCGCCCGCCAAAAATCATGATCCGCTGCCCGCGAGGAGCTCCTGGAAGCGGGCGGCGTTGCGCACCCCGTAGTCCCGGTAGCAGTTGTTGAAGAGCACGTGGACCTGCGTCGCGCGCAGCGACCGGACCTTGCGCACCAGCTGGCGCAGCTCCTCCTCGCCGTAGAGATACCGGAAGCGCTCGGCGGCCGAGGGGAGATTCCGGGCCGTCCAGGTCTCCCGGTTCCGCCCGTGGAGCCGGACCACGGCGATTTCGCAGGGCGGAACCTCCCAGATCGCCGGAACGCTCGCGCGCGTCCCCTGCGGCTCGTCGACGACCACCGGAATCCACCCCTGCTCGGCCTCCCACCGGAGTGTCTCCTCGGCCCGCCCGCCGGCAAACCAGCTCGCGTGGCGGAACTCGACGGCGATCCGGAACCCCTCGAGCCTCCGCGAGCACTCGAGCAGGTGCTCGACATTCTCCGGCCGGCGGGTGAACCAGGGAGGAAACTGGAGGAGAACCACCCCCAGCTTCCCGGCCGCCTGGAGCGGGCCGAGGCCCTCGCGGAACCGCCGCCAGAGCTCCTCCCGGGCCTCCGCGGGCAAATCTCGGTAGTAGACCGGCTCCTCGGACCGGCCGGCCGCCCGCGGCCGCAGGTCGGGGGGGAGGGCATCCGCCGGTGTGAGATGGCGGGTGAAGAGGCGGAAGACCTTGCAGTCGAAAACGAAGCCGGCCGGCGTCCTCTCCGCCCACCGCCGGGCGTTTTCCGGCCGAGGCAGCGCGTAGTAGGTCGCGTCGATCTCGACCAGCGGAAAGTGGGCGGCGTAGTAGCGCAGCCGCGAGGCCGCATCCCGGGCTTCCGCCGGATACCAGCCCGAGCGGAGCAGGGTGGGATCGGTCCACGAAGCGGTTCCGACCAGAATCAACACCATCTCCCGGTCTCCCGCCCGCTTACGCGTCCGGGAGGTGCGCCGCGACCTCCCGGTACCAGGCGACGAACCTCTCGATCCCTACGGCGAGCGGCGTGCGGGGGGTGAACCCCGCCTCCTGCTCGAGCTCGGTCGTGTCCGCGGCCGTCGCGGCCACGTCGCCCGGCGGCGGCGGGGCAAAGCGGAGTACCGCCCGCCGGCCGGAGGCCCGCTCGATCGCCGCCACCAGCTCGCGGACGGAGAGCGGGGTCCGGTTGCCCACGTTGAAAAGCCGGTAGGGTGCGGAGCTCCGCGAAGGGTCCGGACGGGCCGGATCCCAGCCGGGGTCGGGGGAAGCCGGCCGGGGGAGGAGCCGCGCCACCGCCTCGACCACATCGTCGACGTAGGTGAAGTCCCGCCGCAGCTCCCCTTGTCCGAAGACCGTGATCGGCTCCCCGCGCAGGATCGCCCGCGTGAAGGAGAAGTAGGCCATGTCGGGCCGGCCCCACGGGCCGTAGACCGTGAAGAAGCGGAGGCCGGTCGCGGGCAGCCGGTAGAGGTGGCTGTAGGAGTGCGCGAGCAGCTCGGCCGCCCGCTTGGTAGCCGCGTAGACGCTGGCGGGATGGGAGGCGGGGTCCCGGACGGTGAAGGGGAGGGCCCCGCTCAGCCCGTAGACCGAGCTCGAGCTCGCATAGAGAAAGTGCGGCAGGGGGGAGAGCCGCCGGGCCGCCTCGAGCAGGTGTACGCTGCCCAGGACGTTGTCCGCCACGTAGGCAGTCGGCTCGCGGAGGCTGTAGCGGACCCCGGCCTGGGCCGCGAAGTGGACGACCGCCTCCGGCCGCTCCCGGGCCAGCAGCGCGCCGATCGGTTCCGGCTCGCGCAGGTCGAGCCGCTCGAAGCGGAACGAGGCGGCTTCCGCCAGCAGCCGCACCCGCGCCTCCTTGAGGGCCACCGAATAATAGGGGTTGAGGTTGTCGACGCCGATCACCTCCTCGCCCAGCGACAGGAGCCGGCGGGCGAGCGAGAACCCGAGGAAGCCCGCGCAGCCGGTGATCAGGACCTTCATGGCCGGGCCGCCCGCTCCTTCCGGGGGAACCGGGCGTAAATCTCCCGGCGGAGATCTTCGGGCAGCGCCGCCTCTTCCGGCCAGGGCCGCGGATAGCCCTCGGCGGGCAGCTTCCGCGTCGCGTCGATCCCCACATGGCTGCCGACGTTCGGAGTCGCCTGCGCGTGGTCGAGGCTGTCGCAGGGCCCGCGGGTGAAGAGAAAGTCCCGCTCCGGATCGACGTTGGCGCAGAGATGGAAGAGCACGTCCGAGGTGTCGTGGACGTTCACCTCCGCGTCGACCACGACTAGGATCTTGGTGAACATCATCTGCCCCATCCCCCAGAGGCCGTGCATCACCTTGTAGGCCTGGTAGGGATACTGCTTGCGGATGCTCACGAAGGCGAGGTTGTGGAAGACCCCTTCCGGGGGCAGCGCCAAGTCAACGATCTCGGGGAAGGTCGCCTGCAGCACCGGGAAGAGGAGGCGGACGCTCGCCGTTCCCAGGTAGAAATCCTCCATCGGAGGCTTCCCCACAATTGTCGCCGGATAGATGGCGTCCTTCCGGTGGCTGAGGCAGGTCAGGTGGAAGACCGGGTAGGAATCGACCGGCGTATAGAACCCGGTGTGATCCCCGAACGGCCCCTCGGGGCGGAGCTCCGGAGGCTGCACGTAGCCTTCGAGCACGAAGTCGGCCGTGGCGGGGACCTCGAGGTCGACCGTCTCGCAGCGGACCAGCGGGATCCCCTTCCTCCGCAGGAAGCCGGCGAAGAGCAGCTCGTCGACCCCGTCGGGAAGGGGGGCGGTAGCCGCGAAGGTCAGGATCGGGTCGCCGCCCAGGCAGACGGCGACCGGCATCCGCTCCCCCCGCGCCCAGTAGCCTTTTCCGTGCCGGGCCCCCACCTTGTGGATCTGCCAGTGCATCCCGGTGGTCGTGCCGTCAAAGACCTGCATCCGGTACATGCCGACGTTGCGCTTCCCCGTCTCCGGGTCCCGCGTAAAGACCTGCGGCAGCGTGATGAAGGGGCCTCCGTCCTTCGGCCAGGAGCGGAGCACTGGAAGGCGGAGCAGGTCGATCTCGGCCGAGGGCCCCATCCGCACGACCCGCTCCCGGCAGGGCCCGTTCTCGACACGGACCGGACGGCTCTGCGCGAGCGCAAGCCCTTTTTGCAGGAGCTGCCACCCCTCCCGGAACGAGCGGGGCGGCTCCACCTGGAGCAGCGCGCGGATCTCCCCGACGATCTCCTCCACGGGCCTTCCCAGGACGAGCGCCATCCGGCGCTCGGAGCCGAACGCGTTGATCAGCACCGGAAAGGGCGAAACCGACCCGTCCGGGAGCACCGGCTTTTCCACCAGGAGGGCGTACCCTCCCCCCGGCGACTTCATCTCCCGGTCGGCCAGCGCCGTGATT from Methylacidimicrobium sp. AP8 includes:
- a CDS encoding DUF72 domain-containing protein, with the protein product MVLILVGTASWTDPTLLRSGWYPAEARDAASRLRYYAAHFPLVEIDATYYALPRPENARRWAERTPAGFVFDCKVFRLFTRHLTPADALPPDLRPRAAGRSEEPVYYRDLPAEAREELWRRFREGLGPLQAAGKLGVVLLQFPPWFTRRPENVEHLLECSRRLEGFRIAVEFRHASWFAGGRAEETLRWEAEQGWIPVVVDEPQGTRASVPAIWEVPPCEIAVVRLHGRNRETWTARNLPSAAERFRYLYGEEELRQLVRKVRSLRATQVHVLFNNCYRDYGVRNAARFQELLAGSGS
- a CDS encoding NAD-dependent epimerase/dehydratase family protein gives rise to the protein MKVLITGCAGFLGFSLARRLLSLGEEVIGVDNLNPYYSVALKEARVRLLAEAASFRFERLDLREPEPIGALLARERPEAVVHFAAQAGVRYSLREPTAYVADNVLGSVHLLEAARRLSPLPHFLYASSSSVYGLSGALPFTVRDPASHPASVYAATKRAAELLAHSYSHLYRLPATGLRFFTVYGPWGRPDMAYFSFTRAILRGEPITVFGQGELRRDFTYVDDVVEAVARLLPRPASPDPGWDPARPDPSRSSAPYRLFNVGNRTPLSVRELVAAIERASGRRAVLRFAPPPPGDVAATAADTTELEQEAGFTPRTPLAVGIERFVAWYREVAAHLPDA
- a CDS encoding menaquinone biosynthesis decarboxylase, translating into MACESSAEFVRLLEKEGELVRIAEPVKTDLEITALADREMKSPGGGYALLVEKPVLPDGSVSPFPVLINAFGSERRMALVLGRPVEEIVGEIRALLQVEPPRSFREGWQLLQKGLALAQSRPVRVENGPCRERVVRMGPSAEIDLLRLPVLRSWPKDGGPFITLPQVFTRDPETGKRNVGMYRMQVFDGTTTGMHWQIHKVGARHGKGYWARGERMPVAVCLGGDPILTFAATAPLPDGVDELLFAGFLRRKGIPLVRCETVDLEVPATADFVLEGYVQPPELRPEGPFGDHTGFYTPVDSYPVFHLTCLSHRKDAIYPATIVGKPPMEDFYLGTASVRLLFPVLQATFPEIVDLALPPEGVFHNLAFVSIRKQYPYQAYKVMHGLWGMGQMMFTKILVVVDAEVNVHDTSDVLFHLCANVDPERDFLFTRGPCDSLDHAQATPNVGSHVGIDATRKLPAEGYPRPWPEEAALPEDLRREIYARFPRKERAARP